The Methanoregula sp. DNA window CTGATCGGTTGCCGCGTCCCCCCGCTGATTGCCGAGAACGAGGAGATGGTCTGGAGCGACCTGTCGCTGTCAGAGCCCGAACCGTTCAAGTCGGAAGTGAACCGTGAAGTCGGAAAGGCAGTCTCTGCCCGCACGGGCAAAGTCGTGGACTTCAAGAATCCCCAGATCGTGGTCATTCTCGATCCTTCCACCGGGAATACGGAAGTGCTGGTCAACTCGGTCTTCTTCTACGGCCGGTACCAGAAGTTCGAGCGGGGCATTCCGCAGACCCACTGGGACTGCCGGGAGTGCCGGGGCAGGGGGTGCGAGAAGTGCAATTTCACCGGTGCCCAGTATCTCGATTCCGTGGAGGAACTGATCGGCAGGCCGGTTATCGAGGCATTTGATGCGACCAATGCCGTGCTTCACGGGGCCGGGAGGGAGGATATCGACGCCCGGATGGTGGGCACCGGTCGCCCGTTTATCCTTGAAGTGGTTGAGCCGAAACGGCGCACCCTGGATCTCAGGGAACTCGAAGCGGAGATCAACCGGACGGCGGGCGGGCGGGTTTCTGTAGAACTGAAGCGCTGGACAGACCGGGCTGAGGTGGAAACCCTTAAATCAAACAAAGCGCATAAAAAATACAGGATCCTGGTCGAGGTTGACGGCGCATTATCTGCGGATGAGTTCGCAAATGCTGTAAAAACCTTGCAGGGCGTCACAATACAACAGCGCACGCCCGAAAGGGTCGCTCACCGGAGAGCAGACAAGATCCGGGAGCGAAAAGTCCTCGCTATCGAGCATGCAGGGGAACAGGACGGCAAATTTGTTGTCGAAGTCCTGGGCGAAGCCGGCCTCTACATCAAAGAGCTCGTGAGCGGGGACGGAGGCAGAACCCGTCCGAG harbors:
- a CDS encoding tRNA pseudouridine(54/55) synthase Pus10, translated to MDVNEQVDKILEYGDCCDHCLGRFFGKRSHGLSNDERGRGLRIAKAIVANVPYKKFSATCWVCGNFFDEVPLWADRVIAAVTGLEYDNFLIGCRVPPLIAENEEMVWSDLSLSEPEPFKSEVNREVGKAVSARTGKVVDFKNPQIVVILDPSTGNTEVLVNSVFFYGRYQKFERGIPQTHWDCRECRGRGCEKCNFTGAQYLDSVEELIGRPVIEAFDATNAVLHGAGREDIDARMVGTGRPFILEVVEPKRRTLDLRELEAEINRTAGGRVSVELKRWTDRAEVETLKSNKAHKKYRILVEVDGALSADEFANAVKTLQGVTIQQRTPERVAHRRADKIRERKVLAIEHAGEQDGKFVVEVLGEAGLYIKELVSGDGGRTRPSLAEILNKTARVTSLDVTQVEGMKEGD